Proteins co-encoded in one Bremerella sp. TYQ1 genomic window:
- a CDS encoding S8 family serine peptidase, whose product MIRLAVSFALTLAICPPSLAQEAIFPASDLLPKKEIGATRFLQKHRKFDGRDVIVAVFDTGCDPAAPGLQVTSDGKPKIIDMIDATGSGDVRTTTIRKVEEGQIEGLTGRKLTIPEKWKNPSGEYRVGMKPAYELFPGHVIPRLRSENRKPWDESVRVKVEQLTREIAAFDKANPKPKGEKKKEKKELETRLEELTKLGKNWSDPGPIYDCIVFSDGKSWQAAIDTDEDGDLADEKLMTNYKVKRQYSTFGEVDLVTFAVNIYQDGDVLSIVVDAGTHGTHVGGIIAANHPDSPELNGVAPGAQIVSVKIGDSRLGSNSTGIGEDRGLIAVLENNCDLINMSYGGPSPEWSTGRTARLFSEIVNRYGVIFVASAGNSGPALSTVGGPGGTTSAILGVGAYVSPELMSAAYSVREELGETPFTWSSRGPTMDGDLGVDITAPGAAVAPVSRSALSPGMLMNGTSMSSPNACGGVALILSGLKQEKIEYTPESVKLAIKNTARKLEGGSVWANGHGLIQVDAAFNWLEDHHEDVEPEVRYEVSLPGMRTKRGIYLREPDELARVQEVTVDVDPVFNEDDKFDPRANYQAEFFLKCDADWVKVPENFYLNHGGRSFKIEVDPRQLKPGAHFASVEGYYANRPEMGPRFRLPITVLMPTPRKTPTQFQTTLRLTPGQVDRTFVDVPMGATWVNVRVKPTKADDSKLYVFHALQRLEDRAFPTIENKSFLRVEPNEVSEISFAVAEGKTLEMTLAQYWSTLGDTEVELEANFFGIVPSPGDLAWDGTNPIHRVDVQSSLGPIELKPSAKFTKLRKTLLPVKSDVEALDPQRDEFPRKRLNYGITLTYEFSLSEKSTVTPEPIIWANGYDRYSGGVYVIYDTNKRVMQTGAGGRSASLEKGKYTLTFYFRQEDRDEVLELENMPIWLDFDIGGGPGVRTFNSHAKAASQSGGFSSTWLRPGELLPVFLTLNTKGLPKQASPGDLLLGEIQFGDPDAKLGGDARRPGGFPLEYVVAPQPSPKAEPSDEPKEHEPSLEDKLFETKLAHLKTLKDKKQKKEFDKLFKELDKQKKKHIPLLQAKLIILDDNDRKDHLPEVVEAADAVLKAINVGKVRSYFAERRDPETDKEKKQMKEMTEQKEVIIDTLYRKARALAYMDLPEDDPEHPENKDIRKEPKDEKERTELFEKTFDQLASWIDTTDKKFALLHLRRLRRHERQAEALQLLNKLIADDPTNLLLYKKRSDIYGELGWDFAEQYEEQWRKLRKRDAFLPN is encoded by the coding sequence ATGATTCGACTTGCCGTCTCTTTCGCTTTGACCCTGGCCATTTGCCCCCCATCGCTTGCCCAGGAAGCCATTTTTCCCGCGTCAGATCTGCTGCCTAAGAAAGAAATCGGGGCGACTCGCTTTCTGCAGAAGCATCGCAAATTTGACGGACGTGACGTGATTGTGGCTGTCTTCGATACCGGCTGCGATCCGGCTGCCCCGGGGCTGCAAGTCACTTCGGATGGCAAACCAAAAATCATCGACATGATCGATGCGACTGGAAGTGGCGACGTCCGAACGACCACGATTCGCAAAGTGGAAGAAGGCCAGATTGAAGGGCTCACCGGCCGCAAACTAACGATTCCTGAGAAATGGAAGAACCCCAGCGGCGAGTATCGCGTCGGCATGAAGCCCGCCTACGAGCTGTTCCCCGGTCACGTCATTCCGCGACTTCGCTCCGAAAATCGTAAGCCATGGGATGAATCGGTTCGCGTGAAAGTCGAGCAGTTGACGCGCGAGATCGCGGCGTTCGACAAAGCGAATCCGAAGCCGAAAGGGGAGAAGAAGAAAGAGAAGAAGGAACTTGAAACGCGTCTCGAAGAGTTGACCAAGCTTGGTAAGAATTGGAGCGATCCAGGCCCGATCTACGACTGCATTGTCTTCAGCGACGGCAAGTCGTGGCAGGCCGCCATCGATACTGACGAAGATGGCGATCTGGCCGACGAAAAGCTGATGACCAACTACAAAGTGAAGCGTCAGTATTCGACGTTTGGCGAAGTCGACTTGGTCACCTTTGCCGTCAACATTTATCAGGACGGAGATGTGCTTAGCATCGTCGTCGATGCCGGTACGCATGGAACACACGTTGGTGGTATCATCGCCGCCAATCATCCTGATTCGCCGGAGCTCAATGGCGTTGCCCCTGGGGCACAGATTGTTTCGGTGAAAATCGGCGATTCGCGACTAGGTTCGAACTCAACCGGCATTGGTGAAGATCGTGGTCTGATCGCAGTGCTGGAAAACAACTGTGACCTGATCAACATGAGCTACGGCGGTCCTTCGCCTGAGTGGAGCACCGGCCGTACGGCTCGTTTGTTCTCGGAGATTGTCAATCGATACGGGGTCATCTTTGTCGCCAGTGCTGGAAATAGCGGCCCGGCCCTTAGTACCGTGGGCGGACCTGGCGGAACGACATCAGCCATTCTAGGCGTCGGTGCCTACGTTTCTCCTGAGCTGATGTCGGCGGCCTACTCGGTTCGAGAAGAACTGGGTGAAACACCGTTCACATGGAGTTCGCGCGGGCCGACGATGGATGGTGACTTGGGTGTCGACATTACTGCCCCTGGAGCTGCGGTCGCGCCCGTTTCGCGTTCGGCGCTTTCGCCAGGCATGTTGATGAACGGTACGTCGATGTCTTCGCCGAATGCTTGTGGCGGGGTCGCATTGATCTTAAGTGGCTTGAAGCAAGAGAAGATCGAGTACACGCCTGAGTCGGTCAAGTTGGCCATCAAGAATACCGCTCGGAAGCTGGAAGGGGGCTCGGTTTGGGCTAACGGCCACGGCTTGATCCAAGTCGATGCGGCATTCAATTGGTTGGAAGACCATCACGAAGATGTCGAACCAGAAGTTCGCTACGAAGTTTCGCTGCCAGGCATGCGAACCAAGCGTGGCATATATCTGCGAGAACCGGACGAGCTTGCCCGAGTTCAGGAAGTGACTGTGGATGTCGATCCAGTCTTCAACGAAGACGATAAGTTCGATCCACGTGCGAACTACCAGGCCGAGTTCTTTTTGAAGTGCGACGCTGACTGGGTGAAAGTGCCAGAGAATTTTTACCTGAATCATGGCGGGCGAAGCTTCAAGATTGAAGTCGATCCACGCCAACTGAAGCCTGGAGCACACTTTGCTTCTGTTGAAGGATATTACGCCAATCGGCCTGAAATGGGACCTCGTTTCCGTCTGCCGATCACCGTGCTTATGCCGACTCCTCGCAAGACGCCAACCCAATTTCAGACGACGTTGCGTCTAACGCCAGGCCAAGTGGATCGAACGTTTGTTGACGTTCCGATGGGGGCGACATGGGTTAACGTGCGAGTAAAGCCAACAAAAGCGGATGACTCGAAGTTGTACGTGTTTCACGCACTGCAGCGATTGGAAGATCGAGCGTTTCCGACGATCGAGAACAAAAGCTTCCTCCGGGTCGAACCAAACGAAGTCAGCGAAATCAGCTTCGCCGTCGCCGAAGGAAAGACTTTGGAGATGACGTTGGCTCAATATTGGTCGACCCTCGGCGATACCGAAGTCGAGCTGGAAGCCAATTTCTTTGGCATCGTTCCCAGCCCCGGCGATTTGGCTTGGGATGGAACGAATCCGATTCATCGCGTCGACGTTCAATCGAGCCTGGGGCCGATCGAGCTGAAGCCGAGTGCTAAGTTCACGAAGCTGCGTAAGACGCTTCTTCCCGTGAAGAGTGATGTTGAGGCTCTCGACCCGCAGCGTGACGAGTTCCCACGCAAGCGTTTGAATTACGGAATCACGTTGACGTACGAGTTCAGCCTGAGCGAAAAGTCGACGGTCACTCCAGAGCCGATCATCTGGGCCAATGGTTACGATCGCTATTCTGGTGGCGTGTATGTGATTTACGACACTAATAAGCGTGTCATGCAGACCGGGGCAGGGGGACGCAGTGCTTCGCTGGAAAAAGGAAAGTACACGTTGACGTTCTACTTCCGTCAGGAAGATCGCGACGAAGTCTTGGAACTCGAAAACATGCCGATCTGGCTTGATTTCGATATCGGCGGAGGCCCTGGCGTTCGTACGTTTAACTCGCACGCAAAGGCGGCCAGCCAGTCAGGTGGCTTCAGTTCGACATGGCTGCGGCCAGGCGAGTTGCTGCCGGTCTTCCTGACACTTAATACCAAGGGTTTGCCGAAGCAGGCTTCGCCGGGAGATCTATTATTGGGCGAAATTCAATTCGGTGATCCAGATGCGAAGCTCGGCGGCGACGCACGTCGCCCTGGCGGCTTCCCCTTGGAGTATGTTGTCGCTCCTCAGCCAAGTCCCAAAGCAGAGCCTTCCGATGAACCAAAAGAACATGAACCTTCGTTGGAGGATAAGCTCTTTGAAACGAAGCTGGCTCATCTGAAGACACTGAAAGATAAGAAGCAAAAGAAAGAGTTTGATAAGTTGTTCAAGGAGTTGGACAAGCAAAAGAAGAAGCACATTCCGCTGCTGCAGGCCAAGCTCATTATTCTGGATGACAACGATCGCAAGGATCACCTTCCGGAAGTCGTGGAAGCGGCTGACGCGGTGCTGAAAGCGATTAACGTGGGAAAAGTCCGCAGCTACTTTGCGGAGCGTCGCGATCCCGAGACCGACAAAGAAAAGAAGCAGATGAAGGAAATGACCGAGCAGAAGGAAGTGATCATCGATACGCTTTATCGCAAAGCTCGTGCGTTGGCCTATATGGATCTGCCTGAAGACGACCCAGAGCATCCTGAAAACAAGGACATCCGCAAAGAGCCTAAGGACGAGAAGGAACGCACCGAACTGTTCGAGAAGACGTTTGACCAGCTTGCTAGCTGGATTGATACGACGGACAAGAAGTTTGCCCTGTTGCACCTTCGTCGACTGCGACGGCACGAACGCCAAGCGGAAGCGTTGCAATTGCTTAATAAGCTAATTGCTGACGACCCAACGAACTTGCTGCTGTACAAGAAACGCTCGGATATCTACGGAGAACTGGGCTGGGACTTTGCAGAGCAGTACGAAGAGCAGTGGCGCAAACTACGCAAGCGTGACGCGTTTCTGCCAAATTAG